The DNA sequence TCCACTATTCAGAGGCCCAACGTCGGCCATCACCCGCCACTTAACCCAGAGCGAAGCGGCGGGTTAAGTGGTCGGGTGAATGGCCTTGTTCGGCCAATCATTGTCTACGGTAAACGACCTACCCACAGGCCTCAGGTGTTCAAACTCCTGTTTCTGTAGTTTAGCGCGGATCTCTTCAAAAGATCTGACGACATCCTCTGCATAGAGACGTTCCCCACAGTGCTGACAAACCTCTGCGGTCACTTTCAATGTTACGGTATTACAACCACCGCGCAATAGCTTCTCTACCTGCTTAACTTCAAGTTCACCACCGCAAACGGGGCATTTTTCAAATGGCATCATTTCTTTACCCTCACTTTCCAGTCAATCCACCGTGCTGGATCTGGCCGATAGACAGTGATCATTACGGCCCATTCATTGTCTGCATTATAGGCCCACACACTATGAATTGGTGCGCCTGCAAAATTTTTCCCCATAATTAGACAGCTCGGGTACGGTTTGTCATTTGGATAATCTTCGACGATTTCGCCATGCATCACTGAAAAGTAAATTTCGTCAAATGTCAGATGATCATCAACAGCTTCCTCATCTGCATGATCTGTGATCCGAACTCGACTGTTGCTGATGGCAACAACTATGTCCTCAACATCCATCTGCTCTTCCCTATTCTTGCCGAACGTATATTCGACAGCTTCTGGAATATCGGTAATCGACAGTTTCTGTATAGCACGGTCCAGGTCCTGCGTCTCGCACAGACGGTGCGGCGCCATGTGGCTGCAATTTTTCCATCGGCTCACAGGAGGTTGGCTCATGGCGACGGGAAGTCGCGGCGACGCGGAGCGTCGTTTCTGGGAACGTTGCCAAAATCTGCGTATCAAGCAAGGCGTTATTGCCCACCGCAGTACGCTGGCACATACAGCGTGCAGAGCAGTTCATGCTGTCGGTTTCCGGACGACGCCTGGCCAATCTGTTTCGACCGGATATGGACAGTTACCCCGGTCGCCTGGGGCAGGATTCGGGGCTGCAACCCCGGCAGTTCCGGCAGGCTGTCGACGCTATACGGAATCTGCATAGCATCGTCGGCACAGAATGGGCCATAGATGTCGACTGGGCGTTCTGGCGCGATTCTGCCAGGACAGTGGAGGAGCAGCACGCGACCACGGCACGGCAGCGCGCCCCGGGAATCCCGGGGAGCGTACACCGATATCGCTTGCTCTCACCAATTGATGCGCTCCGCACCCATGATGCGATCGATCCGGCTCGACTGAACACGAGTCGTCCCGGCCATCGCACACGCGTCAACTACATCGGTGTCTTGTATCACCCCAGCGCTCAGCTTAGGATGCCGGCCGCAAACAGCACGCCGAAGTCCGGCTCACCGGTCTTCCAGTCGCGAAGCGCCGGGTGCCGGTGACCGGCCACGATGTCCGTCGCGCCGCTCGCATCTTTGGCAAAACACAGCACGTCCTTCGGCTCCAGCATATTGAGCGCCACCGGGCTATGCGTCGCGAGCAGCACCTGGCCGTCGTAAATCGAAGCGAGCGACTGAAGCACGGTCTCGATCGCGCGGGGGTGGATTCCATTCTCGGGCTCCTCGACGAGGATCACTCCGTCGAAATCCCGCAGATAAGGCAGAATCGTGAGCGCCAGGAGCCGCAGCGTTCCGTCGGAGGCCAGCCACGACGGCACCTCCGCGCCTCCCTCATAGTGGATCACCAGATACCGGTGCCGATCCTCCGGCCGCTCGATGCTCTGGATGTCCTCGATATCCGGCAAGGCGGTTCGGACGTGTTCCAGCCACTGCCCAAACCGATCGGGGTCCTTGTGCAACTCCGCCACCACCCACGGGAGGTTGGAACCGTTGGGCTGAAAGCGCCTCCCCAGACCGGGCGGACTGGGCTGGCGGATGGCCTGACTGTTCAGCGTCAGGCTCTGGATTCCGTTCACCAGCAGATCGCGGAACCATGGCGCCGCCCGAAAGCTGTCCCGATCGGCCGGGATGTTCGCCATCGCGGCCGTCTCGCGGCCAAGCCGGAACGACGGCTGATAGGTCTTCTTGCCGTCGGGCACATAGTTCGCGTTGCCGCCACGCTTGTTGGAGACGATCAGCTTTCGTCCCTTGCCAGACCGCAGGAAAATCGATGCGGGTGGGGCGGGTGGAGAAGGAAAAAGCTCCGCCTGCCCCAGCCGCGTTGACTCCGACCCATTGAGCAGCCAAAGCACTTCGTGATCGAGGCCCAGCAGATTGCTCTCTGCGTCGAGCCCGATCGCGATCTCGTAGCGACCCCGAGTGAAATGCCGATACGGCTCCGCCATGCCTTTTCTGACGTGCTCGGGGAGTCGTGCCTCGACCGCGAGCTGAAACGACGAGCCCTCGCCGCGCCACAGCAGTCTCTGGAAATCCCGGCTTCGCTCCAGCACGGTATCCGCGACCTTCCCGCCATTGCGCATCAGATCGCCAAGCAACGCAACAACGTCGAGAAACGTCGTCTTCCCGCTGGCGTTAGGCCCGACCAGAACCGTAAACCGCCCAAGCTCCTGATCGATGGAGCGCAGACAGCGGAAACGCAAGGCCTGGATTCGCGTAAACATCGGCCAAGCTTGACAAATGCCGAGGGGCATGGCAATCGACGCCGCAGGGGCCTGTCTTGTCGCTCAACGCTGGGGGCAACGTGAGCGACAACGAACCTTGTTGTGCACCCATGCACCACAAATCGGCTTGCTGCTCACGAAACCCGTTTCATGAGCGACAAATGCCGGGGCATTTGCGGCACGGACCTGTCGACGCCATCGACACGTCCCGGTATACCTGTCGAAAACGTCGCGATTCATCGACACATCCGCTCCGAAGCGTCTGCTATTCAGAGCGTCCCGCTAAAGGCGCGCGATTGCAGGGAGGCGAACAGCGCATCCAGTTCGGCGAGGTGGGCGCGCATCCGGGCTTTCTGCTGTTCCGCGGATTCGACGATGGCGGCGAAGCGGTGCTGGAGGTCGAGAGGTGGGAGCGTGACCGTGATCCCCGCAAAAGCCGACTTGCTAACCATGCCCTTCATAGAGTTCGTAGATGCGCGTTGAACCAGGTCTTTACCCATGAGAAAAATACCGAAAGCGTACCAGAGCAAAATTCTCTTACCTGGAACAAATGCGTTGATTTGTTGGTTAAACGCCACTTCACGATCAGCGATGGCGGCATTACCGATGCAGGATCTGGAACCAGCTATACAGGTAACCAGAACCGAACCTTTCGGTGCAATTCGAGCGATTCTCCTGCCTTGCTGGGAAAGTCCTTCTTCGGCATTTGTGAGGGTGAATGACGGATCGTTGATGTTATCTGATTTTATCCATTCGATTGCATCACCGTAGTACTCGGAGCATTTCCGAGCGGGCGTATTTCCTGTTATTACGTCTCCCAAGTCTCCGATACGGCTTCGCGCCCACCCCATCGGATTGGTGACCGGGTCGCCGAACATGTCGAGGAAGGTGGATTGAAGGAGGGCGTCGAGCTGGGCGAGGGCCTCGCGGCGTTTGGCCCGCAAGGCATCGGCCGCGTCCAGAATCCCCGCAATCCGCTTCTGTTCAGCCAGGGGTGGGAGGGGGATTTCAAGCTCAGCGAAGAACTCCGCCGGAACACGACGCTGGCCGGCCGCTCCCTTCATTTTCATTGCGCCCGCGCGGCGGACCCACGGCGCACGCAACATATGGAAGAGGTAACCTCCATCAAGCTGATGACTCGGGCGAAGCACGTGAAATTCTGTTGAGCCGACACCGAAACGGTGAGGGAGGCCGTCGGCCCGTGCCATCTTGCCGTTCTCGAAGCATGGCGTTATTTTCGCAACGATCATGTCGCCGCGTTTGAACTGCGTGAACCCTTTGGCGACGTCGGCATACATCCGCTCTTCCGGCCGCTCGATGGAAAGCGTCAGCTCAGACACCGAGGCCATAGGCACGAAGCTCACCCGCTCGCTCGCCTCCGGCCTATCATCTGCGTCCGGGCGCGGATTGATCTGGGCGACCTGCGCAACAGCGACGCGTTCCCACCTCATCCGAGAAGGCGCTCCAGCTCCTTGCCTCCCTCGGCAATCTCCTCCTCCAGCTTCGCCAGCCGCTGAAGAATCTCCTGCGGCGAATCGTGCTCGACCGCCTCGTACTCCACCTCCTTGTAGCGGTTGATGGAGAGGTCGTAGTCGTTGCCCGCGATCTCGGCCTTGGGCACGAGGAAGCTGCGGTCGGTGCGTTTGCGGGTGGTCTCGGCCTCGCGGTTCTGCCAGCGGGCCAAGATGTCGGGCAGGTCGCTCTTGTCGGGCTGCGGGGTGCGCTTGTCGTCCAGCGAAAAGCCGTCGGACTGCATGTCGTAGAACCAGACGTGATCGGTACCGCCGGCCCCCGGCTTTCCCAACGGGTTGGTCTTGGTGAAGAACAGGATGGCGGTCGAGACGCCGGCGTAGGGCTTGAACACGCCCGAGGGCATCGAGATGACTGCGTCGAGCCTCTGGTGCTCGACCAGGATTTCCCGCAGCGCCTTGTGCGCCTTACTTGATCCGAACAGCACACCGTCCGGCACGATGACCGCCGCCCGCCCGCCGGTCTGCAGCAGGCGCAGGAACAGGGCCAGGAACAGCAGCTCGGTCTTCTTCGTCTTGACGATCTGCTGCAGGTCCTTGGCCGTGGACTCGTAGTCCAGGCTTCCGGCGAAGGGCGGATTGGCGAGGACCAGCGAGAAGCGGTCGGCGTCGTCCTGATCCGACTGGGCGAGCGAATCGCGGTAGCGGATGTCGGGGTTCTCCACGCCGTGCAGCAGCATGTTCATGCTGCCGATGCGGAGCATGGTGCTGTCGAAGTCGTAGCCCTGGAAGGTGCCCGAGTTGAATTTGCGGCGGCTGGCCTCCGTCTTGTAGATCGCGTCGCCATGATGCTCGCGCAGGTATTCCGAAGCGGCGATCAGGAAACCGGCGGTACCGCAGGCCGGGTCGCAGATCACGTCCTTCGGCGTCGGGGCCGTCATGTCCACCATCAGCTTGATGATGTGGCGCGGTGTGCGGAACTGGCCATTCTGCCCAGCGCTGGCGATCTTGCCTAGCATGTACTCGTACAGATCGCCCTTGGTGTCGGCATCGGCCATGTCGATGCCGTCGAGCTGGTCCACCACGTTCGCCAGCACGCGTGGCGTGGGCATCATGAAGATCGCGTCCTTCATGTGGTGGGAGTAGGTCGAATCGCCCTCCTCCTCCGTCCCGCCGTTGCTGCCGAGCGTCTTGATGAACGGGAAGACCTCGTCCTTCACCGTGGCGAACATCCTCTCCGGCGCAGTCTCCTTGAACCGAGACCAGCGCAGGTGGTTCTCGTCCGGCGCGAAGATCGGCTCCTCGACCGGCTGCCCGGTGCGCGCCGCCTTGTGCTCGCGCAAGGTGTGCAGCTCGTCCAGCCGCTTGATGAACAGCAAATACGTCAACTGCTCGATGACCGACAGCGGGTTCGAGATCCCCCCAGACCACATCGTGTCCCAGATACGGTCAACCTTCGACTTCAGTTCTCCAGTGATCACTAATCCTATTTCCTTGTCTTACTTAAGCTAGTTGGCAGCATGTACCCAAAGAACCCCACCAACGCTCCGAAAAAACACCGGCGCCGCCACCGAACTCGCCAACATTGTTGGACAGGGGCTTTCCGACGTCCGGGTTACCTCTTTATCCGGTTTACCTCTTTATTATGCGTTTTGGCTGACTTTGCCACTAGCCCCTCCTAGCGTTCCAGCCAATGTGATCAATGTGCACCATCTCGACTTCCGAACTCCGAATCTCACCAAGGAATCTACCACAGTAGGGGAAATGAGAAATTTCAACCACTGTACTCCACATTTCTTCCCCAACTTCCTCCAGATAGTGATTTTCCTCCAGATCCTCCTCTGCGGCTGATCTCGATACAACAAGGACCCAGTTTTCCACTTTTTTAAAGTAACCGTCGCCCTGTTCAATCCGGACGCTCCCCGGTTGACTGGCGCATTGGTGTTTTCGCTCCCTCACTCCGTCAGTTACAGAACGCTTGTGCTCAGACGCGCTTGACGGCGACCGACCGGAGCGACAGCGAAGGGAGAAAGCTGTCAAGCGACGTCTGGAGCAGATTGTTCGGCCTTCCCTATTCTTGCTCATCCCGCAATACATTCATCGCACCGTGAATTACAGCAAGAACGTCGATCTGATCAGCGTTAATGTAGTAGATAATCCTGAATGGACCCGAGAACACTTCCCTTATCTGATCCATGCCGTATTCTGGTACCCGACGCCCCGACAAGGGGAACGCACCGACAAGGGGAACGCACCGATCTGCTGGGATTTTCTTGTAATCTAATCAACCGTCCGAAGAGCATAGGTTTCCGAATCCTGTGCAATATACCCATATATCGCGTCCAAATGGGCCTCGGCCGTCTCGATCCAATGCACTCTCATTCAGGTAATCCGTACTTTTTCCTGACCTCTTCTACAGCCTTTGTCCTCCCTGCAATACTGTCGCTTAGCCCCTTTTCAATTGCCTCGCGTACGTATATTTCACGCATCAGGTCATCCCACGTCGCATCGGCAGGCAATTGATCCACCAGCCTGTGGGCTTCATCTTTACTGATTTTCGTGGACATCTTTATTGTCCTCCTTCATGCGAATATTCCCCGCCATGGTTCTCGCCGAACGTTGAAGCTAAGTGGCGCGGCTTTGCCGCGTCCAGGAGAGCGCGAAGCGCGGAACGAACTTGAGCGACTTGTTATGTTTACGAGCTTGACTTGTTGGTATCAATTGCGATTATTTCCTGTGCCGACTTCAAAAGAGCCGCAGCATCATCAGTTGAGTATCCCTTCAACTCAATTACTGTTCCGTCAGGTTTAGTAACCTTAATATACCTACCAAGCTTTGCTTTCATCCACGCCAGAAGAGCTACCGCAAGAACACCCCACCCTCCAACCAAGGACACCTCGACCAAGAAGCCCGCTGCCATTGGTCCCTCACTCAGTTGGATACGTCTGCTGTAGTGAAGGTGGTGCTGCTCCAGGATGGGTGTCAAAGTTTCATAGCTAACCCTGAAACAGGTAAGATTTGCCTTGGTGATCTTAGCGTTTTCCGTCATATCAGCATTTCCGGCGCTATTAGGTAAACATAACGCCGCCAACACGCGCGGCTTTGTAGTGAAGGCGAAGCCGCAACGAAAAAGCCGTCGCCGTGCTTGGCATTGTTAGAACATGCTATGCCATTGGCATGATGTCGAATTCATTTGGTAAAAACTTTCTTTTCTCAACTACTTGCTCCCAGTACGATTTAGTTGCCAGTGCGTGCCGCCTGCCATTGCCTTGCTGTGCCTCATGATCCGAGTTCAAGCTAGCATACTTTAGCATCAACTCTGCTCGTTTTTCTGATGCCCAGCAAAACATAGGAGTTACCCCTTGAAGCACGCTATTTTCTTCAACTTCCGAAAGCAAGTCAGCGGCTATTTCAGTCAAATATGGAATTGCCCCTGGACCAGACCTTTGTTCAGTTTCGTATGCCAAGACAAGTCCATCGCCATATACGCGAGAACATGAAAGATTTCTGCACGAGCGAAACTCAGCATCAATAGGCTCATGGTCAACCCAGCGAATTTCTCCTTCTGCAATCCCACCCCGAACCAATATAAAATCAGCCCACCATTGACCATACATCAGGGAGACCGCTCTTAGAAAATCAGGATAATTGCCAGCTTCAGCAGAAACGATTACGGAATCTGAAAAAATGGAGACTCGAATAGCAGGGAAAAGCTTGGCCGCAACACTCGCTGGGCCCGCAAAATCTAAAGACATTAAATCTGAGAATCGCCCAGAAGATATGGCTGCCTTAGTTCCCAGTATGTCAAAGAACCCTACTAATGCCATAAGACCTCTCTTGTTCTAACGTATATTCGACAGCTTCTGGAATATCGGTAATCGACAGTTTCTGGATAGCACGGTCCAGGTCCTGCGTCGCGCACTGCCGGTGCGGCGCCATGTGGCTGCGATTTTTCCATCGGCTCACAGAAGGTTGGCTCATGGCGACGGGAAGTCGCGGCGACGCGGAGCGTCGTTTCTGGGACCGTTGCCAGAATCCGCGTATCAAGCAAGGCGTTATGCCCACCGCAGTGCGCTGGCACATAGAGCGTGCGGAGCAGTTCATTCTGTCGGTTTCCGGACGACGCCTGGCCAATCTGTTTCGACCGGATATGGACAGTTACCCCGGTCGCCTGGGGCAGGATTCGGGGCTGCAACCCCGGCAGTTCCGGCAGGCTGTCGACGCTATACGGAATCTGCATAGCATCGTCGGCACAGAATGGGCCATAGATGTCGACTGGGCGTTCTGGCGCGATTCTGCCAGGACACTGGAGGAGCAGCACGCGACCACGGCAGGGCAGCGCTCCCCGGGAATCCCGGGGAGCGTACACCGATATCGCTTTCTCTCACCAATTGATGCGCTCCGCGCCCATGATGCGATCGGGCTCGACTGAGCACGAGTCGTCCCGGCCATCGCTCAGGCAATCGGTGTAGTGTCTCCGACGATGCATCATTCGTAGTGGCTCCAGAGCCGGAGGATCTTCACTACACGCTGCTCCTCGAGCACTTGGTACACCAGACGATGCTGGATATTGATCCTGCGTGAACAGGCTCCTGCAAGATCACCGACGAGCCTCTGGAACGGAGGCGGCTTTCGGTACGGGTCTTCCGCGATCAGCGCCAGTAATTCCTGGGCTTTCGGTTTCAGGCCGCTGGCGGCGAGTTTCTTGGCATCGTTCTGGGCTTGCCTGGTGTAGACCAACTTCCATGTCACCAATCCAGTTCCTCATCGCATTGTTCAACCGGGGTATCCATGCCCTCGCGGATCGACTCGCGCATGCCGGCTACGGACAACAGGAACAGCGCTTCCTGGATGGCGGCCCAATCTTCCTCGGCGATCAATACTGCCGTGTTCCGTTTGCCGGTGATAACGATGGGTTGGTGGAACTCGGCGGCTTCGTCGATCAGCCGATACAGGTTACTGCGCGCTTCAGTGGCGGTAATTCCGGGCATGGCGCATCTCGATGCAGGTTCAGCGGCCCACCATGGTACGCTTTTCCGTACGTACGTCAAAACGAACGCTTACGGTGGCGCTCCGCGTACCCGGCCAGCCGACCTACGCGATCCGCCGATCGAACTGATGTCCGTGACCGCGTAGCTACGTAGGTGGGTGACCAAGGTTCGGCGCTGCACTCCTGGCATAGCCGCTCGCGCTGCTCAATCGATGTTTTCGTACACTGCCTCGATGGGTACATCGAGTCCGACACTGTCCAGCCGGAGCCTCTCTCCGGACCGGACTGGGTAGAGCACCCAGCGGCCGTCCGGATCGGGGCGAAAGACTTCGATGCCCATCTCGTCGGGGTCGACGAGCACATATTCGCGCAGGCTTTCGATCTGCCGGTAGCAGGCGAACTTGCGGCCGATATCGAAGCTCGCCGTCGCCGGGGACAGAACCTCGACGATCAGGCTGGGGTGGCGCTTCACCCGCCGATCTTCGGCATCTTCGGGGGCGCAGGTCACCATCACGTCGGGGTAGAAAGCCGCGTCCGCGGCCTCGACGCGAACCTGCACATCCGCCATGAACACCCGGCAGGGCTTGCCGTGCAGGTGCTGGCGCAGGAGCATGTAGATATTGCCACTGGCCATGTTATGCCGGTCGGTGCCACCGGTCATGGCGAACACCTCGCCTTCCAGGAACTCGTGACGACCTTCCTGTGTCTCTTCCCAGCGCAGGAATGCTTCGTGGGTCATCGGGATCCGGGGCGCCGCCTCAGCCATCTTTCCGTCCTCGCACGCGTGAAACTGCAGTATCCCGCCAGTTATTGCCGGGGATCAATAGCCCTGGATTCCGGGGAATCCGGGAACAGTACGCTTACAGAATGTTCTCTCGCGGACTGTTGCTCTTTGGCACCGGTCATGCGAGCAGCCTCGACTGAACACGCATCACCCCAGCCATCGCACACGCAATCGCACCGTCCCCGGAGCGGCGCTATGGCCGCTGCAGTGGGATGCCGTAATCGCTCCAGCGCCGGTCCGACGAGACCGCTACCAGCGCCTCGATACGTGCCTGCGCGATCATCAGCCGGTCGAACGGATCTGCATGAATACCGGGAAGCCTTGCCGTCTCGGTGACATGGGCATCATTGATCGCGAGCAGTGTCGCGCCTGCGGCAAGGCTCTCGTCGCGAAAGCTGGCCGGATCGACAGCGAGATTCCCTATCCGGTGTTTGATCGCCACTTCCCAAATGCTTGCCACGGACACCACGCAGGGGCGGAATCTTGGTCTGGACAATGTCCCAAACGATCTGATAGTCGATACCGAAGTAGCCGTGAATGAGGCGGTCCCGCAGCCGAGCAATCGGCCCCACTCCACCTCGGGATGCTGTTCACGAAACTCGGCCGGCGGCTTCTTGCCTCTGGTCCGCACGACGGCCGAAGAGGAAATACGCACGGTGCGACTCGGCTTCGCCTGGAGGGATGCAGCGCAGTCAACGCGAGTATATACTGCCATATATATTCTGCGCTTACGGGAAAATCGCCATGACTGAAACCCGACGTGTCAAGCTGTTCAAGAATGGTGCGAGTCAGGCTGTCCGCTTGCCGGCTGAGTTTCGTTTCGAGAACGAGGAGATTTACGCCACCAGGGACGATGCGTCTGGCGACGTCGTGCTGTCCACCCGGCCAGGGGCCAAGATCTGGGCTGAGTTTTTTGCACTGATACGGACCGTTGATGTCCCGGACGACTTCATGGCAGAGCGTCCAATGAACATCGTTCCCCATGAACGCGACCTCTTTCAGGACGAAGCATGACCAGCGTTTTGCACATGCTCGATACGGATACGACGAGCTACATCATCAAGGGGCATTCGCCGGTCCTCGAGTCGAGACTCGCCGAAATACCGCCCGATCGGCTATGCATATCCGCCGTCACACGCGCTGAGCTGATGTACGGCCTCAAGCGATTGGCACCCGCTCATCGGCTGCATCTGGCGGTGGGCCAGTTTCTCAAGATCGTGCGCGTACCTGCCTGGGGCGCTGACGCGGCGGACTACTACGCAGATATCCGATACCGGTTGACCCGATCGGGCCAGCCGATTGGTGAAATGGACATGATGATCGCCGCCCACGCGCTCGCTGTCGGCGCTGTATTGGTGAGCAACAACACCGGGCATTTCGAGCGCATCGACGCACCATTGGCGTTAACCAACTGGTTGCACGGGTAATACCCTTGGCGTCGCGGTTCAAGGCGACGGCAAGTCGGTGGTTCAACGCGCTTGCGTGTGCTCTGCACCGGCGCTGGCGTCTTGCCCCGCACCGAGCACCCGGCTGAATCCGCCGGCGCCGGAGCTGGTCATCACCAGGTATCGTTTGGCCCGTGTCATGCCCACGTACAGCAGCCGGGCGGATTGCTGACGCCCCTCGTCACCGGCATCCAGTTCTCCGATGCCGATCACGATCACGCGCTCGAATTCCAGGCCCTTGCTGCTGTGCAGCGTCATCAGTGCAACGCTGTCGGCCTCGCTGTCGTACGCCTTCTTGCGCGCGCTGTCGCACAGCCATTGATGCGGTATGCCGTCGTGCTGCAGCCGGCGGGCGAGTCCTTCCCCCTGGGCGTTCTTGTTGTACAGAACCGCGACCTCCTGAAGGTTTACGCCGTTGGCCTGCCATTTGCGGATGCACGCGGCGGCGAAGTCGAGTTCTTCGGCGAAATCGGCGCAGTGTCGGGTGACGGGCGCGGGGCCGCTGACGCCTGCGGCTTCGGGTTCGATCAGGGGGATGTGGTCGTCGTCGGTGGCTTGGGGGTCCAGGTACTCGCGCGCGAAGCCGTAGGCGAAAGCGAGGATTTCGCGGGTGTTGCGGTAGTTGAGGCGCAGGATCGTGGTCCGCCCCTTGGCCTGAATGCCGACACTGGACAACGTGAAGCCGAGGCCGGCCGTTTTCTTGTAGATCGACTGGGCATCGTCGTAGAGCAACAGCAGGGAGTTGCTTTCGGGGTCGACCATCTGCACCACCAGCCGGAGCCAACCGGCCTGCATGTCGTGGCCCTCGTCGATGAGCACGGCGCCGTACTGGGCGCGCGGGATGAACCCACGGTCCACCGCGTGGATCACCGTTTCGACCTGGCGCTCGTAGATCGGCGCGTCGCCAAGCTGCGGCTCGACATGGTAGGTCTTCAACTGCTGACCACACCAGTCGTGAAAGTGATAGACCTGCACTTCCGCGCCGATGCCCTTGGCCGAGATGAACGCGCGCAGCCGCGCGGCCAGGGTGATGTTGAAGCACAGTACCAGGATGGGCTTGTTCAGCGTCTGCGCGAGGTAGAGGCAGCGGAAGCCCAGGATCATCGTCTTCCCGGAACCCGCGACACCGTGAATCACGCGGTGGCCCTCGCCCAGGCTGCGGGCGAGCTGTTCCTGCTGGATGTCCATGATGCGGATGATGTCCGGCAGCGTTCCCTCTTCGGCGGACTGTACCGGGTCGGCGAACAGCTCGGCCTGGGCGGGGGCGTCGATGCGCAGCTCCGGGAACAGGTGCCAGCGGATGCGGTCGATCTGCGGCAGGCTGAGCGGTTCGCGGAAACGGTAGTTGAACATGTTCCACAGCCGTTCCTGAAACGCCTCGGCGTCGGTGTTCTCGGTGAATTCGCCCTTGTAGATCGCGAGATAATCGGGCAGCAGGATTTCCCGGCCATCTTCCGGTGCTGCGTTGGCGAACTGCTGGCGGGTGATATTGGTGAGCACCACGCCCCAGCCGTAGGGCATCACCAGTTTCCCCTGATAAGGGCCGGCGTGATGGCAGAGACTCGGATCGCGCGAGAGCATGTCGATCACCGCGTAGGCATACTGCCGGGCCTGCTCCAGCGGATGCGGTTCGATAACCCGGCCGCGCTGGGTGTGCAGCGTGACATCGCTCTTGCTCATGTGCTTGAGGGTGTCCGGCTTCCAGTCCTTCACCTCCAGGAACAGCAGGCCGCGCGAGGGGTGCAGGATGATGAAGTCGGG is a window from the Thioalkalivibrio paradoxus ARh 1 genome containing:
- a CDS encoding 3'-5' exonuclease; the encoded protein is MAKIIPALNRHTLARMTSGEKRFAEALARLLEDDYLVWYDIPVGRRRRYPDFIILHPSRGLLFLEVKDWKPDTLKHMSKSDVTLHTQRGRVIEPHPLEQARQYAYAVIDMLSRDPSLCHHAGPYQGKLVMPYGWGVVLTNITRQQFANAAPEDGREILLPDYLAIYKGEFTENTDAEAFQERLWNMFNYRFREPLSLPQIDRIRWHLFPELRIDAPAQAELFADPVQSAEEGTLPDIIRIMDIQQEQLARSLGEGHRVIHGVAGSGKTMILGFRCLYLAQTLNKPILVLCFNITLAARLRAFISAKGIGAEVQVYHFHDWCGQQLKTYHVEPQLGDAPIYERQVETVIHAVDRGFIPRAQYGAVLIDEGHDMQAGWLRLVVQMVDPESNSLLLLYDDAQSIYKKTAGLGFTLSSVGIQAKGRTTILRLNYRNTREILAFAYGFAREYLDPQATDDDHIPLIEPEAAGVSGPAPVTRHCADFAEELDFAAACIRKWQANGVNLQEVAVLYNKNAQGEGLARRLQHDGIPHQWLCDSARKKAYDSEADSVALMTLHSSKGLEFERVIVIGIGELDAGDEGRQQSARLLYVGMTRAKRYLVMTSSGAGGFSRVLGAGQDASAGAEHTQAR
- a CDS encoding type II toxin-antitoxin system VapC family toxin, producing the protein MTSVLHMLDTDTTSYIIKGHSPVLESRLAEIPPDRLCISAVTRAELMYGLKRLAPAHRLHLAVGQFLKIVRVPAWGADAADYYADIRYRLTRSGQPIGEMDMMIAAHALAVGAVLVSNNTGHFERIDAPLALTNWLHG